In one Nerophis ophidion isolate RoL-2023_Sa unplaced genomic scaffold, RoL_Noph_v1.0 HiC_scaffold_35, whole genome shotgun sequence genomic region, the following are encoded:
- the LOC133546637 gene encoding gastrula zinc finger protein XlCGF57.1-like has protein sequence MRTEEPQPSHIKKEEEYPLILHFKKEEEDPLTSHFKKEVVDPLSPHIKEEEEEHSISQPKRLVEFPVTGVPVKSEDDEVKGESEERGGGEPPSSSSTQHMTTEADGDHCGGSQADKLLAPLSDSEDTTSHSPDTDDEDSKDDKTCHTDNTPFTCSLCHKTFKYRRSLKRHMRTHTGEKPFSCSECGKGFTRSQHLKVHMRTHTSEKPFSCSICGKGFTESKNLDRHMRTHTGEKPFSCSICGKNFTRRQHLKTHMTIHTGEHTFSCSECGKSFVRNQSLKEHMRIHTGVEFVSCLECGKSFVRNHNVKVHMRTHTGEKAFSCSICAKDFTRRDDLKNHMRIHNGEKPFTCSECGKSFVINKNLKLHMRTHTGEKPFSCSICSKGFAQSNHLKVHMRTHTGEKPYVCSICGKGFTQRRNMKVHMRTHTGEKPFSCSICGKDFTRRDHLKKHMRIHTGAKTFSC, from the coding sequence atgcggacggaggagccacagccctcccacattaagaaggaagaggaatacccactgatactccattttaaaaaggaagaggaggacccactgacatcccattttaaaaaggaagtggtggatccactgagccctcacattaaggaggaagaggaggaacacagcatcagtcagcctaaaaggttggtggagttcccagtgactggtgtccctgtgaagagtgaagatgatgaggtgaaaggtgaaagtgaggagaggggagggggggagcctccaagcagcagctcaacacaacacatgacaacagaagctgatggagaccactgtggaggatcacaagcagacaagctcttagctccactatcagatagtgaggacacaacgtcacactctcctgacactgatgatgaagactctaaagatgataagacatgtcacactgacaacactcccttcacatgttctctctgtcacaaaacttttaaataccgtcgtagtctgaaaagacacatgagaacacacactggagaaaaacctttttcttgctcagaatgtggtaaaggttttacacgaagtcaacatttgaaagtacacatgagaacacacactagtgaaaaacctttttcctgttcaatctgtggtaaaggttttactgaAAGTAAGAATTTGgacagacacatgagaacacacactggtgaaaaacctttttcatgttcaatctgtggtaaaaattttactcgaaggcaacATTTGAAAAcccacatgacaatacacactggagaacacactttttcctgctcagaatgtggtaaaagttttgtaagaaatcaaagtttaaaagaacacatgagaatacacactggagtggaatttgtttcctgtttagaatgtggtaaaagttttgtaagaaatcacaatgtaaaagtacacatgagaacacacactggagaaaaagcgttttcatgttcaatctgcgctaaagattttactcgaagggacgATTTAAAAaatcacatgagaatacacaatggagaaaaaccttttacctgctcagaatgtggtaaaagttttgtaataaataaaaatttaaaattacacatgagaacacacactggagaaaagcctttttcatgttcaatttgtagtaaaggttttgcacaaagtaaccatttgaaagtgcacatgagaacacacactggtgaaaaaccttatgTATGTTcgatatgtggtaaaggttttacacaaagacgtaatatgaaagtacacatgagaacacacactggagagaaacctttttcatgttcaatttgcggtaaagattttactcgaagggaccatttaaaaaaacacatgagaatacacactggagcaAAAACTTTTTCCTGCTAA